Genomic DNA from Alicyclobacillus fastidiosus:
GATGCTGTGGCGAAGGTTGAGGAGGTATTCGCCTAATGGATCCGCGGGACCTCATTAAACGCCCTGTCATCACGGAACGTTCCAGTGAGTTGATGGAAGAGAACAAGTACGTATTCGAGGTTGACCCTCGTGCGAATAAGGTTGAGATCCGCAAGGCCATCGAGAAACTGTTCGACGTGAAAGTGGAACAGGTGCACACGATGAACCAAACGGGTAAGCAAAAGCGCGTTGGCCGTCACGTTGGACGCACGTCCGACCGCAAAAAAGCCATTGTCAAACTTGCAGCTGACTCGAAGCAGATCGACTTTTTCGGCGAGGCGTAAGTGTATCGGAATCTAGGATTTATTGAACGAGGGAGGTTGTCAGTGTGGCTGTGAAGAAGTATCGCCCGACATCGCCGGGCCGCCGCTTCATGTCTGTCTCTGCTTTCGACGAGATCACGACAGACACGCCTGAAAAGTCCCTGCTTGCGCCACTGAAGAACCGTGCTGGCCGCAACCACCAGGGCAAAATTACCGTTCGTCACCACGGCGGCGGACACAAGCGTCAATATCGCATTATCGACTTTAAGCGCAACAAGGATGGGATTCCGGCAAAGGTCGCGACCGTCGAGTACGATCCAAACCGCTCTGCTCGCATTGCGCTCTTGCACTATGCGGATGGCGAGAAGCGTTATATCATCGCTCCTCATGGTTTGAAAGTCGGTGACGTGATTCATTCTGGTACTGATGTGGACATCCGCGTTGGCAACACGTTGCCACTGGCGAATATCCCAGTCGGTACGGTGGTTCACAACATCGAGTTGAAGCCTGGCAAAGGTGGACAAATCGCTCGTGCCGCTGGTGCTTCTGCACAATTGATGGCGCGCGAAGGTGTCTACGCTACGCTTCGCCTGTCCTCTGGTGAAGTTCGCCGCGTGCGCATCGAGTGCCGTGCAACGGTCGGTCAAGTAGGTAACCTTGATCACGAGAACATCAACATTGGTAAAGCGGGTCGCAGCCGTTGGATGCGCCGTCGTCCGACTGTCCGCGGTTCCGTCATGAACCCTGTGGATCACCCGCATGGTGGTGGCGAAGGGCGTGCGCCAATTGGCCGCAAGTCTCCTATGTCGCCTTGGGGCAAGCCAACGTTGGGTAAAAAGACGCGTAAGAAGAACCACCCGACGGATAAGTACATCGTTCGTCGCCGTACGAAGTAATCGGATAGATACGGCTTAGGAAGGGAGGCACACGACATTGACTCGTAGCTTAAAGAAGGGTCCGTTTTGTGACGATCACCTGATGAAGAAGGTTGAATCTCAAAACGCCGCTGGTGATAAGAAGGTCATCAAGACCTGGTCTCGCCGTTCGACCATCTTCCCGCAGTTCGTAGGTCACACGTTCGCGGTGCACGACGGCCGCAAACACGTGCCGGTATACGTGAGCGAGGATATGGTTGGGCACAAGCTCGGCGAATTCGTTCCAACTCGCACGTTCAAAGGACACGCCGGAGATGAGAAGTCATCCCGTTCTCGGTAATTGGACTTTAGTAGGTAAGGAGGTTTGATGCATG
This window encodes:
- the rplW gene encoding 50S ribosomal protein L23, giving the protein MDPRDLIKRPVITERSSELMEENKYVFEVDPRANKVEIRKAIEKLFDVKVEQVHTMNQTGKQKRVGRHVGRTSDRKKAIVKLAADSKQIDFFGEA
- the rplB gene encoding 50S ribosomal protein L2, whose translation is MAVKKYRPTSPGRRFMSVSAFDEITTDTPEKSLLAPLKNRAGRNHQGKITVRHHGGGHKRQYRIIDFKRNKDGIPAKVATVEYDPNRSARIALLHYADGEKRYIIAPHGLKVGDVIHSGTDVDIRVGNTLPLANIPVGTVVHNIELKPGKGGQIARAAGASAQLMAREGVYATLRLSSGEVRRVRIECRATVGQVGNLDHENINIGKAGRSRWMRRRPTVRGSVMNPVDHPHGGGEGRAPIGRKSPMSPWGKPTLGKKTRKKNHPTDKYIVRRRTK
- the rpsS gene encoding 30S ribosomal protein S19, encoding MTRSLKKGPFCDDHLMKKVESQNAAGDKKVIKTWSRRSTIFPQFVGHTFAVHDGRKHVPVYVSEDMVGHKLGEFVPTRTFKGHAGDEKSSRSR